tgatctacctatTAAAAGAGGTCTGTATCAAATAGGAAGTCAATTACTCTTAGTTTAAGatcaaacaaaaatcaaaaatggctCATGAACAATTGTAAGTGCAAAATAGTAAAGTTTACAATGCAATAAAAAGagtgtgattaattgcaataaactacagaaatcctgaaatCAATCgcgattaaaatgtttaatctttTGGCAGCTCTAGTAAAAGGATTACAGTCTAGATTTGCGCTTTGTTGCGTATGTTAATAATATTGGATATGAATCAGTGCTTTACTTTCTCCAAATATCTTAATtacctttaattctattttcACATAAACTGAACTGTATAGAATAAGAAGCCAGACTTTGGTATTTCTGACACTGTATTCCAAATGTAGCCTTTACCATTGAAGCTTTTCTTCCTATCAACCAGCAGAGGGAGACacagtttaacatatttattccTAAGAATCCATTCCCTTTAAAGAAGCCAGTAGTAGACAAACACTGGTTCTGTTTCTTTGGTTTATTGGTGTAAAAAGCAGACTTATATCTCCACATTTCACAAACACAGGAATGAGTTTATAAAGTGATCAGCAACCAGGAGAGGCTACTGATGATATTGGCTGTAAAAGTTATAATGAGAAACCATTATGCAAAAACTGAACAATCAAAGATCAAAACACAAAccctttttgacaaaaaaaaaaaaaaacattaaaaaattaaataaaaaagtcataaataaaaAACGACAACTTACAGAACAGAACGTAGGGTTTTTCTCATGACCTTGCTTTAGTTCTTGGAGACAGTAGctaaaaatatatgaaattctttaaaaatgttgatgcGGGCATGagtgttttaagtgtttttttacagtattGATCTCTGTTGTGTGACCTAGGCAGAACAAACACAGGTGTTTGTCTACACATTACATGCAAATACAAGTGCTCTTCTGCTTTACAGAGTAAAATGTGAACATTTGGACTTTTGAAGCCTGAGCAATCCTCTACACTGATACTCAGATGTAGTCAGCTAGGTCACAAAAACAACCATTTGGTGCTGTTGGCGCTCAGTGTCAGTGAAAGCAtaggaaaatgtttgaaatgaagAGTAAACAGTTAGTGATCCAAACATCTAACAGTCTGCTTTACATGATGCAAAAGGAGGAAGTAACAGTTACACACTAGCTTTGTTTTGAaagattctggagtgttttttttttcttgctttaaaaCGGTTTCAAGAAATGTGAGCAACAGTTCAGGGTTTGGCAATTCCTATGATGAGTGAAAATGccttctaaaataaaaaaaaaaaatctaccatttacataaacaacaaaatatgagTACActtatgaaatataaaaacaaatgtcTGCCATAGACACTCCCATTTCTTTGTTATGTAaacaaaatgttacaaaaatgcACACCGGTGTATGATCAGATAAAAGGGCTTTGGTAAATTAGTTATATTATGCAGGAATCGGGTAAAGGTCATCTTTTACTTAGACTGCTAGTAGAATATCAAATGGGGCTCAGGAATTTTGTTGGTGCTTTAAACAGTATTACACAGAcgaggtggccgagtggttaaggcgatGGACTGCTAATCCATTGTGCTCTGCACGCGTGGGTTCGAATCCCATCCTCGTCGCACGGTgtgttttaaccctttcaatgtGGTGCAGTTACCAACTACAGCTGCTAACCCTTTCATAAACTACCTGATAAAAACAGTATTACCTATGAAATACAAATACGAAATACAAATCAGTGCGCAATGAATGACTTGACCCATTTCCCacagcatcatgttgtgttcTTGCAATGTTTCTGGAAGTAATATGGAAACCCTGTCCTCACAGTGGCCTCGCAGGACGGTTGAAAAATGGCTCTGTCTCTGCGGCCGTCACCCCTGGATCACCGAAAAGCCCTCCAGCTGGTCCACCATACCCCCCCacaatgacctttgaccctgaAATCTGGCGCCTCTGAACAAACACCAGAACTCCGATGATGATCCAGAAGATGAAGTTGACCCACACTGcagtctgagagagagagacaacacATGACACACAGAAAGCCCCGTTATACAATCtgttaaaaacatgctttttagatgttttggctttaaatgaagatgctttaaaagcaTCTACAACCTTATCAGAACGCTTGATGAGGAACTGATCTTTCTTAAAGTATAGTTATTGTTATCTAAGAACTTTAATCAAGCAAACTTGCTTGATTTAGTCTATGATTAAAATTCTTTGATGTGCAAAAATTACAGCATCACAATAGAGAAGAGATACAACTGAAGGTAAAAGAAtactttaaaactgaaatgagcCTACAAACCTCTGCTTTGGACAAACTGTTGTAGAACCTTGCACCTTTGAGTGGACTGACCCACTGCCTGGTCTGGGCCTCCTCACATCTTCAGAGAAAAAAGTAACAAgatgttagatttttttctaaaaaaggTTTCAACATATATTTTGTGAAATAAGAATTTTCTATCAATATTATACAATATGACAAAATACAACATGATAGATTATGTTATGTACCATACCATATGACAACTTAATagaatataatacaatatgatttAATATTGTAGAATCATTActaaaaacaaaggaaacaaacaaGAATCTCAATGTAAATAGAGAAGCACAAACCAATGATACCACAAACAGCTTACTGTTCAAAAATTGTGCCTGAGTATTTTAAAAGcagtaaatgtatttaaatgtattttgcataCATTAAAGAtgtgtagattaatgaaaagTTTGCTTGTCTTTAAGAGATAAGTTATCTGTTAATTATTCTGTTTGAGTTTTTTCAGCATAGCACAGATTCAATTTGTGATACAAGGCCAACTAAAAGATCCATGAAAATTAGATGTGTGTGATTTATATgccatgatttggtgctttttCTAGCACTTAAAGGTAAGCATTCTTAACGTGTGAAGTAAGGCTGTCTAAAGTCAAGAAATGCTTTTGAGCTTTGGAAAGTAGGAAAAAAACCAAAGGCTAAAAGCAAActgaaaattagaaaaacatGAAGTAAATCTTACCGAGATACAttccaaattctgtttttacttacatttttaacttttcatgtgAGAGGGTTGGTTATGCTTAgcatggatttttttaatgttcatgcTTTGTGTGGAAAATTGCATTCGTGTGTTACCTGGTAATGTTGGGAACGGTGGTTATGACTGAGTTGCAAAGTGAGTCACGTCCGATCTTCAACATACACCCTGTGATGAGCAGGAAGAACAGGAAAGCGCCGCACACAATCACGATCATGTTCATCCACATGCGCTCCCTGTGGAGAATAAAATCAACAGAGTGTGTGAGAACAGATCTGAGGCagtggaaaaagagaaaataaaagcaggcctTTGTTGATACAAAATCTGAGCAACGAGGAAATGACCTCAAACTACTTTATCTATCATATTACAGAGTTACCATGGCATGGCCTATGAACTCTTTTTGATCAGTTATTTATATTTCTCCAAAACTTGGCCCTTAAACAGTAGAAATCTGAGCCTGTTGGTGTGTCACTAAGTCAATTAAAAAGACATTGTACtgggaaaaatacattttagcaCGTGACAGTGGTTCCACTGTGATTATAGTATTTCTAACAGTACTGCTTATCATATTGGGCTATTGATTTTGTACAGTTATTTTGTGCTTCTGCATGTTTAGAAGTCTTTTTTATTAAACTGTTTCACATATTTACTATATTCTAATTTTGTATAAGGCTATAAAGATACTGTGTGAGATACCGCTGACAGCATATACACTTTAGTGACAATTTGTGGGGAggagtcacatttttaaatctttaaaaagttacatttttactgtttatcttatttttttttatacaaaaatcAGCTTTCAAACTTTTATACTATTAGTAGAGCTCATTCTGATACTTAATAGTATAAAAtctgggtttaatgtggaagACCATGACTGAACTTCAAGGACAAATTGATTTAAGTGttgctttaaaaaagaaaggaatTTGGTTAGTTGCTCACTGTGTTTCCTTACTCAGGTCCAAATCTAAATCTTTCCAAATAAACCAATAAACTgtagtttgattttaatttaGAAGCTGGTGGTTGAAGCCAAAGGCAGTTTTTCCAGACCCATTCTTATGAGCCATTTGAAACTACAGGCTCTGAACTGATGACCTCACAGGtcttgaataaacaaaaaaaaggaaaagtgctggtttgttttaaaatagctaCAACGCTGAGCTACATATTAATGCCAGCACACGTGCTGTTACCTTCTGATTTCCCCGTCGATGCAGAAACTGTACATCCAGTAAAGTGACAGTGAGAAACACACCACTGCCACCATAACTGATATGGCCGACACGAAGTAACAGAGAGAGGAGGCGCTGGATGACTGGATGTCAATAAGGCTTGCTGATCCATTGTAATAGACAAGTCCATAAAGCATACACCGACCTCCAAAGTTACCCTGATgggagagacaaagagaaatAGACATCTATTCATCATCTTTATATTCAATTGGGCTAACTACTTGTTGCTAATTTGCCTATTTTTGTAAATGCAATTAATGGATGAAATGGCCTCTGAAAGGGGACACGTGAACCCCACTCATAAATAAGCATAAATTGCAACatctgagtcttttttttttttctttttttggaaaaaagtggaGGCACTAAATGGGCACGAGGGTCATCTGGTCACATGATGAGAACAGTATCTGAACATATGACTCTGTTATTACTGGCACGCGCACGTTCACATCTACCACATGCGCGCGCTCTCCttgttctttcttttcctcttgttaagaggagaaaaaggaaaacgcagtttttaaatctaaaaattaaacatttagatAGCGAGCGTTTGCTTCGAGACTTAGGATgaatcagaaaattaaaaatgaaacgtTTCCGGTGTTAAtaattttcttacatttttaagtgtaACCTGCATTAGCTTTACTCCCTTTCTGTGAGGGGTGTGACGTCTTCTGTAACTAGGAGGAATGTGCCAAAGTACCAACAACAGTCAAAGTTAGCGGGAAACCACAAAGAAAGTCTTTTTTAGTTTCTCGCGCTCTGCTTTCAACAATAACGACCATGGCAACAGCCAAACTGTGCTAGTTTAGgcataaaaacagatgtttttgtacGCAAAAGCGCACAACAGCTGTCAAAAGGAAAGCATGCAGataaattgggaaaaaaacattaaattttccgccaaaaatcagattaaatgtagttttcaagtaaataaaagtaaataactacagaaatacatcttaaaaagtgaCGTTTGAAATTAGCTAGCTGACACTGATGAACTTCAAACTTTCTGGCACACGCACTTAAAATTTGACTCTACCCGGAAGAGGACTGTGAGACAGTCTTCAAATTGAAAAGTCTAATTTAGTGTTTTTCCCCTTAAAGTCACCTGCACTATGGTGATGGACGCGGCGGTAACAATCCCACAGACGAAGCAGCTGGCGTACAGACCCaactccagcagcagcagccctgTTAACGCCATCGTCCACCGGCCCGGCTCCTTTCTGGGAAGAGACCGTCACGAGCCGCAATTAGGGACCAGGCTTCCGGTaattcttttcaaaataaagtcagatgAAACAGTGTCAACATTCTCATATGGTAGTAGGTGGTAAATTGTAAATTATGAGCAGTTATTGAAGAATCTCAGGGGCAGACCAGTGACaagaaaatcctttaaaatcGATTGATTAACAGATAAAATCTTTATGATCAGACAGAAAAATCTCGACAGTGGGTTTTTTAAGTTCATGCATTACTGGCTCAAGAAGTATGCTTAGTACTACAGTTGTTCTCCCAATTTATTCAAGGGGATATCCGTAAGACTTTggtgaagaaagaaaaatgttagtTAGACCAGGTTTCCTGAGCTGATATGCACAAATAGATTAATTtagacaaattttaaaaattgcagaacTTAGTATTGTCCAAATTATGTTTTAATTCCTGTCATTAAAGCCGCAAAATTCACCTACCTCGTTTTTGTGCAACGTCACAAGCGGCACGCCTTAATTTTGAAGATGATTTCCGGTgtgattttgtctgttttttggcCGTCTTCCCTCAGCTCATACTCGTAGTCCTGTTGCTCGAAGCGACAGTTCAGCCTTCAAGATCCCCTGTCGATAATAGTTTCAATATTCTTCTAGCCTCTCCTTTGCTCCACCACATATCCGCCTTAAAACGGTGAAAAATTGTTTATTTGTCACACTGATGGTCTGAGGAATTTCAACACTGCCTGCCATTCACCAATTTTCTTCGGATCAGGAGCTGGTTTGAACTGATGACACACAAAGATAAAATGAGAAATGTTGGGAGCAACGAAAAGTGACTAATGGATACAGAATCAGCTTGATGAAATGTTCAACAATTTAGTCCAGTAATCAGTCTTGATTTACATCTGCAGCTTGTGGATGCTCATCAGAGGGACTCACTTCTGACATGCAAAATTCATGTTTCACAAATGGGACATCACATGCATACTTGTGTTCGCTGCTGTTGAGTAAACCATCAGGTGGCCAGGCTTAGTCAAAGGTTGAGCTACTTGAGGATTTAAAGGCATGTCATTCTAGTATTAGTGCTGGCCAGTGTGGTGTGTGTTAGTGATGGCTGCAAGTGGACTCATTCCCAGAGTTCAAAATCAAACCTTGTGACTTATGTCATATGACCATGCTATTTTGATAAATGTAACACTGTGTCAAGTCTTGTAAATTAACTTTGTACTTTAACACGAGTTGCTTCATTACAGcctgaaataaaacatatgCACATATATTACAATTGACTTTTTTCTAATTAGATCAGCTCTGCAAATTTCATAAAGTTCAGCTTATTGGATCTTCTTTAAATTCAATAGCTGTTCTAGAGGTGAGTAGCACACAACCTGATTTCGGTCATTTAGGctaaataggttaaaattgTTGCTACAAACTTGTCGCACTAATgttgaggttgttttttttttatgcttggGTTTTGAAAGGCAGAAATACAACCGTACATGTGAAAAGCCAATTCATGCtaatttaaaggtcaaaaacagtttaacttaTTAGGATGGATGGCATTCGAGAGATAAAAGTGAGAAGAGCACAGAGGTAAGTGGATAGagaaaaattattattttgtgtGGAGGAAAAtggattgttgttttcaaaaacatggGTTAAATCAATATTTATGAGGAAACAGCTGTGATTCATTGCCCAGCCAGAAGAACAAAGTGATGCTACAAAAAAGAAGCCACTTCAGTTTAAAGGATAATGTAatgcaaggttattatagttaactaaaactaactaaataactaaaagtaaaaggtaaaaatcattttagttaactgaaactaaaaaactgagctttatgagaaaaacaaaaactaacttaaactaaattctgtgctgacaaaactaaataaaattagAGGCAAAATCTCCAGACTGTCTGACATGAACGCCCAGGCCCGGAGAGAGTAAAGTGGCCTGGTTTGATTGcagaagacttcacacaatggtaaatttcaggtcttgagttgtatacaaacataaaaattgaataaaaatatgaacagtGAAGAGCCTCTCTGGGTCTGGCCCTTGACAGGTGTCTCAAATtgctaaataaaactgaaactaacactaaaactaataaaattaaagcatcttttcaaaatcaaaactaaactaagaaaccagcaggaaaaacaaataaaaactaaactgaaatctaaagcaaaaggtaaaaactaaattaaaaaaaataattaaaaactatTATTAACCTTGATGTAATGATCTTACTGTCAATACAAACCTTATATATCTGATATCGTATGATGTATAAGCAATACTATCAATCAGTAGGAAGAGCATTGTGTTTAagtcatcactgactgtggaaacttcccactggacttcaagcaatgtggaatcaaggtcccagagtctggaggaagagtggagaggcacagaatccatgttgcttgaagtccagtgtgacgtttccacagtcagtgatgatttgggctgccatggcatctgctggtgttggtccactgtgttttctgaagtccacagtcaacacagTCATCTACCAGGACTtcttagagcacttcatgcttccttctgctgacaagctttatggagatactgatttcattttccagctggacttggcacctgcccacactgccaaaggtaccaaaagctggttcaatgaccatggtgttactgtgcttgattggccagcaaactggcctgacctgaatcccatagagaatctatggggtactgtcaagaggaagatgagagacacaaaacccaacaatgcagatgacctgaaggccgctgtCAAAGCAACCtaggcttccattacacctgagcagtgccacaggctgatcgccgcattgatgcagtaattcatgcggaaggaggcccaaccaagtattgaaggcaaagaaatgaacatacttttcagaagcgtgacatttctgtttaaaatgtccttttttaattgatcttatgtaatattttgggttttcttatctgtaagtcataatcatcaacatttcaagaaataaaggcttgaaatatttcactctatgtgtaatgggTCCATATAATATacgggtttcactttcagaagagtgacaaaaatattgaactttttcacgatattctaattttctgagacataCCTGGATATGAAGAGCATggttgtccaaactttttcatttatttatatttgtcacacttaaatatttcaaattattaaAAGAACTTTAGTTCTAAGAAAACCTGAGTAAaagcaaaatgcagtttttaaatgatgattgcATCAGTTAAGGGAAAAAGTCGTCCAAAACTACTTGGCCTTATGTGAAAAAGAAATTGCCCCTAAACCAAATacctggttgttccacccttggcagcaacaactgcaaatgTTTGCACTGAGTCTTTTACATCACAGCGTAGGAATTTTGGCCCAATCCTctctgcagaattgttttaatttagccACATTGAATGGTTGTAGAGTGCGAATGGCCTATTAAAGTCATGCAACAGCATCTCAAATGGATttaagtctgggctttgactaggccactccaaaaccttgatgttttttttccaagtaatTCAGAGGTAGGCTTACTGTTGTGTTGGGCAATGTTGTCCTGTTGTTGTCCAAGTTCACTTGAGCTCAGCTTGAACTGATGGCTGAACATTccccttcaggattttctgatagagaaagcagccccagaccataaCACTACTACCACCATGTTACATTGTTGatgtaactgtttttttttttgtttttttgttttttaataaaatgtgttgttatttttacagcagatgtaaCGAGATGCAccccttccaaaaagttcaacatttgcttcatcagtccacagaatattttcccaaaagtcttagGGATCATCAAGATTTCATTTTAGCAACTGTGGCACAaacctttgttttctttttagtcATCACTAGTTTTGACCTTGGAACCCTCCCATCGATGCCATTCTTGCCCACTCTTTTTCTTaatgttgaatcatgaacactgaccttaactgagtcaagtgaggccctgcaggtctttagatgttctgagttcttttg
This genomic stretch from Cheilinus undulatus linkage group 22, ASM1832078v1, whole genome shotgun sequence harbors:
- the tmem179ba gene encoding transmembrane protein 179B; this translates as MALTGLLLLELGLYASCFVCGIVTAASITIVQGNFGGRCMLYGLVYYNGSASLIDIQSSSASSLCYFVSAISVMVAVVCFSLSLYWMYSFCIDGEIRRERMWMNMIVIVCGAFLFFLLITGCMLKIGRDSLCNSVITTVPNITRCEEAQTRQWVSPLKGARFYNSLSKAETAVWVNFIFWIIIGVLVFVQRRQISGSKVIVGGYGGPAGGLFGDPGVTAAETEPFFNRPARPL